In Amycolatopsis jiangsuensis, the following proteins share a genomic window:
- a CDS encoding alpha/beta hydrolase: MAFGPALDRDTLDREYSPSSRIPDIGVYLDEYAVRSRQVRADFPRRHCLRYGPRPEQLLDYFPPTGEGAPLHVYIHGGYWQQLDKNDSHFPAPGFLRAGAGFAALGYGLAPRYSLDEIVTMVREGLLWLLRTADRLPGRPGAIHLSGSSAGAHLIAMALLTGWLPDGLHPADVFASATLLSGVYLLDPLRGTYINDAVGLDAEAADRNSPIALLPERLPPLVVARGDDETDAFAWQHDEFVAAARPRAASLTDFVARERNHFDLPLDLSTPGTQLGDAVLGRTVGAQPSPVRTKSLPAS; encoded by the coding sequence ATGGCGTTCGGTCCGGCACTCGACCGCGACACTCTCGACCGCGAATACTCGCCCAGCTCGCGCATTCCTGACATCGGCGTCTATCTCGACGAGTACGCCGTGCGCAGCAGGCAGGTCCGCGCCGATTTCCCCCGGCGCCACTGCCTCCGCTACGGTCCCCGTCCCGAGCAGCTGCTGGACTACTTTCCGCCGACCGGCGAGGGCGCCCCGCTGCACGTCTATATCCACGGCGGGTACTGGCAGCAGCTCGACAAGAACGACTCGCACTTCCCCGCGCCAGGTTTCCTGCGGGCGGGCGCGGGTTTCGCCGCGCTGGGCTACGGCCTCGCCCCGCGCTACTCGCTGGACGAGATCGTGACCATGGTCAGGGAGGGCCTGCTCTGGCTGCTCCGCACGGCGGACAGACTGCCGGGACGGCCGGGCGCGATCCATCTCAGCGGCAGCTCCGCCGGCGCTCACCTGATCGCGATGGCCCTGCTGACGGGCTGGCTGCCGGACGGACTGCACCCCGCGGACGTCTTCGCCAGCGCGACCCTGCTCAGCGGCGTCTACCTGCTCGACCCGCTGCGCGGGACCTACATCAACGACGCTGTCGGCCTCGACGCCGAGGCGGCCGACCGGAACAGCCCGATCGCGCTGCTGCCGGAGCGCCTGCCGCCGCTCGTGGTCGCGCGTGGCGACGACGAGACCGACGCCTTCGCCTGGCAGCACGACGAGTTCGTGGCCGCCGCACGCCCGAGGGCAGCGTCGCTGACCGACTTCGTGGCGCGGGAGCGCAACCACTTCGACCTGCCGCTCGACCTGAGCACCCCGGGAACCCAGCTCGGGGACGCGGTGCTGGGGCGGACGGTTGGCGCTCAGCCCAGCCCAGTGCGCACGAAATCCTTGCCGGCCAGCTGA
- a CDS encoding sensor histidine kinase, translating to MKIAAARVARLRALATDRTYRELGMWAGLILLVLAERTLQGERGVPWLSLLAGVGALAVAGALARAVPLVSWLLVGAVALTQVSNLSISPPFLLSYVVALVVVSYRIGRTVDAVRGPLLGFSFSVLAGLLVAVAAGVLSGGSLPRIASNLLYWFYFLAALLFLGVLPWLAGRYRRLYAGLISAGWERARQLEREQEITAEQERLRERARIAQDMHDSLGHALSLIALRAGVFEVDPAVDERCREFAGDMRLAVTNATKELRAVVGVLRHDLAPAPAEPVHESVAELVERTRESGLAVRLEHEGEPVELAPLADRAAYRVVQESLTNVTKHAPGAQVLVKLVYHADQTEVTVTNGPAPGSPPISAVRGRRGLIGLEERVRLAGGEFAAEPHDGGFRVTARLPHGEGIAVRTSAGAAGEAGSPAARGMARAQRRIRWRLVKGIALPVGITAAATMLVLGVYAVWVLNTVLSRADFDRLSIGETSEQVEKSLPAFELSAPELTDEVPQPAAASCRYYLTGAAIVPAPESLYRLCFRDGQLAGKDFVRTGLG from the coding sequence GTGAAGATCGCCGCCGCCCGCGTCGCGAGATTACGCGCGCTCGCCACCGACAGGACGTACCGGGAACTGGGCATGTGGGCCGGGCTGATCCTGCTGGTGCTGGCCGAGCGCACGCTGCAGGGGGAGCGGGGCGTGCCGTGGCTGTCCCTGCTCGCCGGGGTCGGCGCGCTCGCCGTCGCGGGCGCGCTCGCCAGAGCGGTGCCGCTGGTCTCCTGGCTGCTCGTGGGAGCGGTCGCGCTGACGCAGGTCTCGAACCTGAGCATCAGCCCGCCGTTCCTGCTGTCCTACGTCGTCGCGCTGGTCGTGGTGAGCTACCGCATCGGCCGCACGGTCGATGCCGTCCGCGGGCCGCTGCTCGGCTTCTCGTTCAGCGTGCTGGCCGGGCTGCTGGTCGCGGTGGCGGCGGGAGTGCTCAGCGGCGGCTCGCTGCCGCGGATCGCGAGCAATCTGCTCTACTGGTTCTACTTCCTCGCCGCGCTGCTGTTCCTCGGCGTGCTGCCGTGGCTGGCCGGCCGGTACCGCAGGCTGTACGCCGGATTGATCAGCGCGGGCTGGGAGCGGGCACGTCAGCTGGAACGCGAGCAGGAGATCACCGCGGAGCAGGAACGGCTGCGGGAGCGGGCCAGGATCGCGCAGGACATGCACGACTCCCTCGGCCACGCGCTGAGCCTGATCGCCTTGCGGGCCGGGGTTTTCGAGGTGGACCCGGCGGTGGACGAGCGATGCCGCGAGTTCGCCGGGGACATGCGGCTCGCGGTGACCAACGCGACCAAGGAGCTGCGCGCGGTGGTCGGGGTGCTGCGGCACGATCTGGCGCCCGCGCCGGCCGAGCCGGTGCACGAGAGCGTCGCCGAACTGGTCGAGCGCACCCGGGAATCCGGTCTCGCCGTCCGGCTGGAGCACGAGGGCGAACCGGTCGAGCTGGCCCCGCTCGCCGACCGGGCTGCCTACCGGGTCGTGCAGGAGTCCCTGACCAACGTGACCAAGCACGCGCCCGGCGCGCAGGTGCTGGTCAAGCTGGTTTACCACGCTGATCAGACGGAAGTGACCGTGACCAACGGCCCCGCTCCGGGCAGCCCGCCGATCTCCGCGGTGCGGGGGCGGCGAGGACTGATCGGCTTGGAGGAGCGGGTGCGGCTCGCGGGCGGCGAGTTCGCCGCCGAACCGCACGACGGCGGATTCCGGGTCACTGCACGGCTTCCGCACGGCGAGGGGATCGCTGTGCGGACGTCGGCGGGCGCGGCGGGCGAAGCCGGGTCGCCGGCGGCGCGCGGAATGGCACGCGCCCAGCGGCGCATCCGCTGGCGGCTGGTGAAGGGGATCGCGCTCCCCGTGGGCATCACCGCGGCCGCGACGATGCTGGTGCTCGGCGTCTACGCGGTCTGGGTGTTGAACACCGTGCTCTCGCGCGCCGACTTCGACCGGCTGAGCATCGGCGAGACCAGCGAACAGGTGGAGAAGTCGTTGCCAGCCTTCGAATTGAGCGCACCTGAGCTCACTGACGAGGTGCCTCAGCCCGCAGCGGCGTCCTGCCGCTATTACCTGACCGGGGCCGCGATCGTGCCCGCGCCGGAGTCGTTGTACCGGTTGTGTTTCCGGGACGGTCAGCTGGCCGGCAAGGATTTCGTGCGCACTGGGCTGGGCTGA
- a CDS encoding response regulator, whose translation MIRVVLADDEAMVRTGVCGILTTDPEIEVVAEAGNGLEAIELVARHRPDVAVLDIRMPKFDGFAAAERICAAESNRTAVIMLTTFSESTYIAKALRAGASGFLVKSGDPRELIAGVRAVADGAAYFSPHAATTVIGSFNDDRTARGDAARQRIEALSERELQVLALVGAGRSNQEIGRELYLVEGTVKSYVSTILNRLDVRNRVQAAIIAYEAGVVEKLS comes from the coding sequence ATGATCCGAGTGGTGCTCGCCGACGACGAGGCCATGGTGCGCACTGGGGTCTGCGGGATCCTGACCACCGATCCGGAGATCGAAGTGGTCGCCGAGGCGGGCAACGGGCTGGAGGCGATCGAACTGGTCGCCCGGCACCGGCCCGACGTGGCCGTCCTCGACATCCGGATGCCCAAATTCGACGGTTTCGCCGCGGCGGAACGGATCTGCGCCGCCGAGTCGAACCGGACCGCGGTCATCATGCTCACGACGTTCTCCGAAAGCACTTACATCGCCAAGGCTTTGCGGGCCGGGGCCAGCGGGTTCCTGGTGAAGTCCGGCGACCCGCGCGAGCTGATCGCCGGGGTGCGGGCCGTCGCCGACGGCGCCGCCTACTTCTCGCCGCACGCGGCCACGACCGTGATCGGCTCGTTCAACGATGACCGGACCGCCCGCGGCGACGCGGCCAGGCAACGGATCGAAGCGCTGTCCGAGCGGGAACTCCAGGTGCTCGCGCTGGTCGGCGCGGGCCGCTCCAATCAGGAAATCGGGCGCGAGCTCTACCTCGTCGAGGGCACGGTGAAGAGCTACGTCAGCACGATCCTCAACCGGCTCGACGTCCGCAACCGCGTGCAGGCCGCGATCATCGCCTATGAGGCCGGAGTGGTCGAGAAACTGAGCTAG
- a CDS encoding glycosyltransferase family 2 protein has product MPSRIDVVCPTYNRAELLKAAVLGVLEQRVRDWRLIIVSDGSTDDTEEVVRSFDDARISFVAAPHSGHPGGPRNRALELATAPYVAYLDDDDRWRPNHLEVLLGLLERGARWAGTGNVHVAGDGRELNNPSLFGTVWHPDLQLMLPMYEPSRIGHVRGIAEAAGGWATERIAMEDWDLWLRLAEAGERLTVTGEITVVTRFDPKSRQRTAEEGFADLVLGTVPSEEAAERVLAEARSAPVRADLRRFFHEDMRKWLLDMYSSGSMSLPAGRTDRDLVRAWDEMDAKIPVTAELPLTSALTFRPGADGYAVVIPVPCLGGTHADRVRTLLSTVDRRRLDRLRDLVFSGKDEAASGR; this is encoded by the coding sequence GTGCCCAGCAGGATCGACGTGGTCTGCCCGACCTACAACAGGGCCGAGCTGCTCAAGGCCGCGGTGCTGGGCGTGCTCGAACAGCGTGTGCGCGACTGGCGCCTGATCATCGTGTCGGACGGGTCGACCGACGACACCGAGGAAGTCGTGCGGTCGTTCGACGACGCGAGGATCAGCTTCGTCGCGGCGCCGCACAGCGGGCACCCCGGCGGACCCCGCAACCGGGCGCTGGAGTTGGCGACCGCTCCGTACGTGGCCTATCTCGACGACGACGACCGCTGGCGGCCGAACCACCTCGAAGTGCTGCTCGGCCTGCTGGAGCGGGGTGCCAGGTGGGCGGGCACCGGCAACGTGCACGTCGCCGGGGACGGCAGGGAACTGAACAACCCCAGTCTGTTCGGCACCGTGTGGCATCCCGATCTGCAGCTGATGCTGCCGATGTACGAGCCGTCGCGGATCGGCCACGTGCGGGGCATCGCCGAGGCCGCGGGCGGCTGGGCGACCGAGCGCATCGCCATGGAGGACTGGGATCTCTGGCTGCGGCTGGCCGAAGCGGGCGAGCGGCTGACCGTGACCGGCGAAATCACCGTGGTCACCAGGTTCGACCCGAAAAGCAGGCAGCGCACGGCCGAAGAGGGCTTCGCGGACCTCGTGCTGGGCACCGTGCCCAGCGAAGAAGCCGCCGAGCGAGTACTGGCCGAAGCGCGCTCCGCACCCGTTCGCGCCGATCTGCGCCGGTTTTTCCACGAGGACATGCGGAAGTGGCTGCTGGACATGTACTCGTCCGGGTCGATGTCGCTTCCCGCCGGCCGTACCGATCGCGATCTGGTGCGGGCGTGGGACGAGATGGACGCCAAGATCCCGGTGACCGCCGAACTTCCCCTGACCAGTGCGCTCACCTTCCGGCCCGGCGCGGACGGCTATGCGGTCGTGATCCCCGTCCCGTGCCTCGGCGGCACGCACGCCGACCGGGTCCGCACCTTGCTGTCCACAGTGGACCGCCGGCGGCTGGACCGGCTCCGCGACCTCGTCTTCTCCGGCAAGGACGAAGCCGCCTCGGGACGCTAG
- a CDS encoding TauD/TfdA family dioxygenase → MTESREEFDVVTERGKPAVILAKPERVGGPEAWVERQCDRIRSVVAGHGAVVVRGLELVELPRIDLASRLLSTSVMVEREGFAPREQRRRHLYSGTKWPSDQVMCMHHELSYLRTAPSLLMFSCLTAPGEGGATAVADAAAVLGDLPGDLVRRVAGEGWWLDRNYHEEIGVPWEAAFGTSDRAAVEKYCRDNDIEFAWTDGGLRTSQLRPGVVTHPGTGERCWFNQLAFLNEHTMEPDVRDYLLAAFGPAGLPFTTRFGDGEPLDRATVDLVNKVYGERTSREPWQRGDLLLVDNIRMAHSREPYRGERDVVAAFADPFEPAALR, encoded by the coding sequence ATGACGGAAAGCCGCGAAGAGTTCGATGTCGTAACGGAGCGGGGAAAGCCCGCCGTGATCCTGGCGAAGCCGGAGCGGGTCGGCGGTCCCGAAGCGTGGGTCGAGCGGCAGTGCGACCGGATCCGGTCCGTTGTGGCCGGCCACGGCGCCGTGGTCGTGCGCGGGCTCGAATTGGTCGAGCTGCCCCGGATCGATTTGGCCAGCAGGCTGCTCAGCACGAGCGTCATGGTCGAGCGAGAAGGCTTCGCGCCGAGGGAACAGCGCAGACGCCACCTCTACTCCGGCACCAAATGGCCCTCGGACCAAGTGATGTGCATGCACCACGAGCTCAGCTACCTGCGCACCGCGCCGAGCCTGCTGATGTTCTCGTGTTTGACCGCGCCGGGCGAAGGCGGCGCCACGGCCGTCGCCGACGCCGCCGCGGTGCTCGGCGATCTGCCCGGCGACCTCGTGCGCCGGGTGGCAGGCGAAGGGTGGTGGCTGGACCGCAACTACCACGAGGAGATCGGCGTTCCCTGGGAAGCGGCCTTCGGCACCTCTGACCGCGCCGCGGTCGAAAAGTACTGCCGGGACAACGACATCGAGTTCGCTTGGACGGACGGCGGGCTGCGCACCAGCCAGCTCCGGCCCGGTGTGGTGACACATCCCGGCACCGGCGAGCGCTGCTGGTTCAACCAGCTGGCTTTCCTCAACGAGCACACCATGGAACCCGACGTCCGCGACTACCTGCTGGCGGCGTTCGGCCCGGCCGGGCTCCCGTTCACCACGAGGTTCGGCGACGGCGAACCTCTCGACCGGGCCACCGTGGACCTCGTCAACAAAGTCTACGGCGAGCGCACCTCGCGCGAACCGTGGCAGCGGGGCGACCTGCTGCTGGTCGACAACATCCGGATGGCGCACAGCAGGGAGCCCTACCGCGGCGAACGGGACGTCGTGGCGGCCTTCGCCGACCCGTTCGAGCCCGCGGCGCTGCGCTGA
- a CDS encoding cysteine synthase family protein, with protein MTAAKTPFREITEAQSLPRLVRLGPNLYGAVFTLMKLVPARYILRSAYDRGEIGPDTVIVETTSGTFGLALAMQSALLERELVLVSDPVIDRNLYRRLTDLGAEVEIVDQPAAEGGHQGARLRRLAEIRAERPDTFCPEQYTNPDNPKSYQVVAEHLRDSLGEIDCVIGPVGSGGSLCGTVSALRSGSPLTAAVAVDTHRSVLFGHEDGVRPLRGLGNSLWPANLDHRIFDEVHWCSAGQAYAATRELHRRHALFQGPTSGAAYVAARWWAAKNPDALCVVMMPDEGYRYQETVYDDQWLAGQGLTAVLPAAEPVEVSEPRAADGDWNRFRWARREYSEVLGTAPSAGRQ; from the coding sequence ATGACCGCAGCGAAAACACCTTTCCGGGAAATCACCGAGGCGCAGTCGCTGCCCCGGCTGGTCCGGCTCGGTCCCAACCTCTACGGCGCCGTGTTCACGCTGATGAAGCTGGTGCCCGCCCGCTACATCCTCCGGTCCGCTTACGACCGGGGCGAAATCGGGCCGGACACGGTCATCGTCGAAACGACGTCCGGCACGTTCGGGCTGGCGCTGGCGATGCAGTCCGCGTTGCTGGAACGCGAACTGGTGCTGGTCAGCGATCCGGTGATCGACCGGAACCTGTACCGCAGGCTCACCGATCTCGGGGCCGAGGTCGAAATCGTCGACCAGCCCGCCGCCGAAGGGGGCCATCAGGGCGCGCGGCTGCGGCGGCTCGCCGAGATCCGCGCGGAGCGGCCCGACACGTTCTGCCCCGAGCAGTACACCAACCCGGACAACCCGAAGTCCTATCAGGTCGTGGCCGAGCACCTGCGGGATTCGCTCGGCGAGATCGACTGCGTGATCGGGCCGGTCGGCTCCGGAGGTTCGTTGTGCGGCACGGTGTCCGCGCTGCGTTCGGGGTCGCCGTTGACCGCCGCGGTCGCGGTGGACACCCATCGCAGTGTCCTTTTCGGACACGAGGACGGGGTCCGCCCGTTGCGCGGGCTCGGCAACAGTCTCTGGCCCGCGAACCTGGACCACCGGATCTTCGACGAGGTGCACTGGTGCTCGGCGGGCCAGGCGTACGCGGCCACCCGCGAGCTGCACCGCAGGCATGCTCTGTTCCAGGGGCCGACGAGCGGCGCCGCCTACGTCGCGGCGCGCTGGTGGGCGGCCAAGAACCCGGACGCCCTGTGCGTGGTGATGATGCCCGACGAGGGCTACCGCTACCAGGAGACCGTCTACGACGACCAGTGGCTGGCCGGTCAGGGTCTCACGGCCGTGCTGCCGGCCGCCGAGCCGGTCGAGGTGTCCGAACCGCGCGCGGCCGACGGCGACTGGAACCGGTTCCGCTGGGCGAGGCGGGAGTACTCGGAGGTTCTCGGGACGGCGCCCTCGGCGGGGCGGCAGTGA
- a CDS encoding argininosuccinate lyase, producing MTDTGRLKAGLGRRTGSLVFGTSRQHDIAPELELSTTVDLAHVVMLARQGLLDGLAAAELLRLITRLREGNFAEVAGRPAPRGLYLMYEDFLVAELGARTGGMLHTGRSRNDLKAACTALRLGRWVREAGEQAVRLQAVLLNRARTFWDAVMPVHTHFQPAMPITYGYYLAGIAQLLGRDLAALRQAVDGLDRCPMGAGAVAGTDLPIDPAAVARLLGFARPAGHALDAVASRDVPLRVLGAVAGLGVTLSRLATDLQLWSSAEFGFVTFPERLVGGSSAMPQKRNAFLLEHLKAKAGHAIGAWTAAASTMKSTPFTNSIETGTEAVAAIWPGLDAVAEGVLLAQVVASGARPMPDRMRASAERGFVTATALANDLVRAGVPFRAAHHLVGAAVRAALERGGSAVEAADLPQDHRAAVSGRSYDVAAAAEAASFGGGPGAFDEVFAEACRDWSEHRSWLAAARTAQQTAREELDMAVAAMMNGETAK from the coding sequence GTGACCGACACCGGACGGCTGAAGGCAGGACTCGGTCGCCGGACGGGGTCGCTTGTCTTCGGCACGTCCCGTCAGCACGACATCGCTCCCGAGCTCGAACTGAGCACGACCGTCGACCTCGCGCACGTGGTGATGCTGGCCAGGCAGGGCCTGCTCGACGGACTCGCCGCGGCCGAGCTGCTGCGGCTGATCACGCGGCTGCGCGAGGGGAACTTCGCCGAAGTGGCCGGCCGGCCCGCCCCGCGCGGGCTCTACTTGATGTACGAGGACTTCCTGGTCGCCGAACTCGGTGCGCGGACGGGCGGGATGCTGCACACAGGCAGGTCCCGCAACGACCTCAAGGCCGCCTGCACCGCGCTGCGGCTGGGCCGCTGGGTGCGCGAGGCGGGCGAGCAGGCCGTGCGGCTGCAGGCCGTTCTGCTCAACCGGGCCAGGACGTTCTGGGACGCCGTGATGCCGGTGCACACGCACTTCCAGCCCGCCATGCCGATCACCTACGGCTACTACCTCGCCGGGATCGCCCAGCTGCTCGGCCGTGACCTCGCCGCGCTGCGGCAGGCCGTGGACGGGCTCGACCGGTGCCCGATGGGCGCGGGCGCGGTCGCGGGCACCGACCTGCCGATCGATCCGGCGGCGGTCGCCCGGCTGCTCGGGTTCGCCCGGCCCGCCGGGCACGCGCTCGACGCGGTCGCCAGCCGGGACGTCCCGCTGCGGGTGCTGGGCGCGGTCGCCGGGCTGGGCGTGACGTTGAGCAGGCTCGCCACCGACCTGCAACTGTGGTCGTCGGCCGAGTTCGGGTTCGTGACGTTCCCCGAGCGGCTGGTCGGCGGAAGCTCCGCGATGCCGCAAAAGCGCAACGCGTTCCTGCTCGAACACCTCAAGGCGAAGGCGGGGCACGCGATCGGCGCGTGGACCGCGGCCGCCAGCACGATGAAGTCGACCCCGTTCACCAACTCCATCGAAACCGGCACCGAGGCGGTCGCCGCGATCTGGCCCGGCCTGGACGCGGTGGCCGAGGGCGTGCTGCTGGCGCAAGTGGTCGCGAGCGGGGCCCGTCCGATGCCCGACCGGATGCGGGCCTCGGCGGAGCGCGGATTCGTCACCGCCACGGCACTGGCCAACGATCTCGTCCGGGCGGGAGTGCCGTTCCGGGCCGCGCATCATCTCGTGGGCGCCGCGGTCCGCGCCGCGCTCGAACGCGGCGGCTCGGCCGTCGAGGCGGCGGACCTGCCGCAGGACCATCGCGCCGCGGTGTCCGGCCGGTCCTACGACGTCGCCGCGGCCGCCGAAGCGGCGTCCTTCGGTGGCGGGCCCGGCGCGTTCGACGAGGTGTTCGCCGAAGCGTGCCGAGATTGGTCCGAGCACCGCAGCTGGCTCGCCGCGGCGCGCACGGCCCAGCAAACGGCCCGCGAGGAACTCGACATGGCTGTCGCCGCGATGATGAACGGGGAGACCGCGAAATGA